Proteins co-encoded in one Sparus aurata chromosome 18, fSpaAur1.1, whole genome shotgun sequence genomic window:
- the noa1 gene encoding nitric oxide-associated protein 1 isoform X1, giving the protein MLKVFQVSLRRAMRSGVCFPACRVPAAGRAGSVLGSEAAAERCLTRQLCSRVRSCTVDPNLEEKFVFVDCTDPEKDHREEEDFSSSAASPGLQVSPPPGHPADPPQRQLKSLERQLQVLRGVAQLEVEPDSLIRFHDVDFPLEESIVAAKKKKKKERAGKGEHQVFGTPDMDEPASDTCCAGCGAVLHCTAVDVPGYLPSEKFRVLQQEERLGGATCQRCHLLTHHHKALNLQVSSDQYRAVVQQLRPLRALVLLVVDLLDVPDSIVPNLPALVGTNKHIVVLGNKIDLLPGDAPNYLQRIKRQLYQYCHNAGFGRQVTDIHLISAKTGYGIEGLISSLQRSWKYKGDVYLVGSANAGKSTLFNALLESDYCKSKASDLIHKATISPWPGTTLNLLKFPIINPTPYRMFRRQKRLNEAERQMESELPQDELHRLQHFSKQGYLVGRVGRTFWSHITSKPDEIEFDPDSLAFGEIEDRHTMTKARSRLSGEFTYNELKDTHWLFDTPGIMKEYDILSLMTEQEVMSVVPSQAVIPRTFVLKPGTTLFVGAVARIDFLQGEKSCWFSVVGSSRLPVHITSLEKADSVYEKHAGHVLLGVPAGGSERMKDFPALVPQEFRLEGRGHLEAAADIKLSSAGWVAVTAGEGEQLVLRVHGPAAAAFSVRTPPLLPHVISLKGERIRKSAAYKTVKSAGLLDAGLSARGAERLQVKRKKK; this is encoded by the exons ATGTTGAAGGTGTTCCAGGTGAGTCTCCGCCGCGCAATGCGGAGCGGCGTTTGTTTTCCTGCCTGCCGTGTCCCCGCTGCGGGCCGTGCGGGGTCAGTTCTTGGCTCAGAGGCAGCGGCAGAAAGGTGTTTGACCCGGCAACTCTGCAGCAGAGTCCGGAGCTGCACGGTGGACCCGAACCTGGAGGAAAAATTCGTCTTTGTGGACTGTACAG ATCCAGAAAAGGACCACCGTGAGGAGGAAgacttctcctcctctgctgcttctccaGGTCTCCaggtctctcctcctcctggacaTCCTGCTGATCCTCCTCAGAGACAGCTGAAGTCTCTGGAGCGACAGCTGCAGGTGTTGAGGGGCGTGGCCCAGTTGGAGGTGGAGCCAGACTCTCTAATCCGGTTCCATGATGTCGACTTCCCGCTGGAGGAGAGCATTGTGgcagcaaagaagaagaagaagaaggagagggcAGGTAAAGGTGAGCACCAAGTCTTTGGCACCCCTGACATGGATGAACCGGCGAGTGACACCTGCTGTGCCGGCTGCGGCGCCGTCCTGCACTGCACTGCCGTCGACGTACCCGGGTACCTGCCCAGCGAGAAGTTCAgggtgctgcagcaggaggagcgtCTGGGTGGAGCCACCTGCCAGCGGTGTCACTTGCTCACTCACCACCACAAGGCCCTGAACCTCCAGGTGTCCTCGGACCAGTACCGGGCCGTAGTGCAGCAGCTCCGCCCCCTCAGGGCTTTGGTGCTGCTCGTTGTCGACCTACTGGACGTCCCCGACTCCATCGTCCCCAACCTACCTGCGCTAGTAGGCACCAACAAACACATCGTTGTCCTTGGCAACAAAATCGACCTGCTGCCTGGAGACGCCCCCAACTACCTGCAGCGAATCAAACGGCAGCTCTATCAGTACTGCCATAATGCCGGCTTCGGCCGTCAGGTGACCGACATCCACCTAATTAGCGCTAAGACCGGCTACGGCATCGAGGGCCTGATCTCTAGCCTGCAACGGTCCTGGAAGTACAAAGGTGACGTGTACCTTGTGGGCAGCGCCAACGCCGGGAAGTCGACGCTCTTCAACGCGCTGCTCGAGTCCGATTACTGCAAGTCCAAAGCATCCGACCTCATCCACAAGGCCACCATATCACCGTGGCCCG GGACGACTCTGAACCTGCTGAAGTTTCCCATCATCAACCCGACCCCGTACAGGATGTTCAGACGTCAGAAGAGACTGAACGAAGctgagagacagatggagagcgAGCTGCCGCAGGACGAGCTCCACAGACTCCAACACTTCAGCAAGCAGGGATACTTAGTGG GTCGTGTCGGCAGAACTTTCTGGTCTCACATCACTTCCAAACCTGACGAGATTGAGTTTGATCCTGACAGTTTGGCTTTTGGAGAAATTGAAGACAGACACACGATGACAAAAG CTCGCAGCAGGTTGTCTGGAGAGTTCACCTACAACGAGCTGAAAGACACTCACTGGCTGTTTGACACTCCTGGAATCATGAAGGAGTACGAC aTCCTGAGTCTGATgacagaacaggaagtgatgtcagtgGTTCCGTCTCAGGCCGTCATCCCGCGTACATTTGTGTTGAAGCCCGGTACGACCTTGTTTGTGGGAGCTGTGGCGAGGATCGACTTCCTGCAG GGAGAGAAGTCCTGCTGGTTCTCGGTTGTGGGCTCCAGTCGTCTCCCAGTTCACATCACCAGTTTGGAGAAGGCCGACAGTGTTTATGAGAAACATGCGGGACATGTCCTGCTGGGG GTTCCTGCAGGAGGGTCGGAGCGTATGAAGGACTTTCCAGCGTTGGTTCCTCAGGAGTTCAGGCTGGAGGGTCGAGGTCACCTGGAGGCTGCTGCTGACATCAAACTGTCGTCTGCAG GTTGGGTGGCTGTGACAGCAGGTGAAGGTGAGCAGCTGGTGTTGAGGGTTCATGGTCCGGCGGCAGCAGCATTCAGTGTGAGGACGCCACCACTGCTTCCTCATGTCATCTCTCTGAAAGGAGAGCGCATCAGAAAATCTGCTGCCTACAAGACGGTGAAATCTGCGGGGCTGCTGGACGCTGGACTGTCAGCCCGTGGAGCCGAGAGGCTGCAagtaaagaggaagaagaagtga
- the noa1 gene encoding nitric oxide-associated protein 1 isoform X2 — MSAMTRLRCVCVEMFLIIIIIIIILLLLLGLDPEKDHREEEDFSSSAASPGLQVSPPPGHPADPPQRQLKSLERQLQVLRGVAQLEVEPDSLIRFHDVDFPLEESIVAAKKKKKKERAGKGEHQVFGTPDMDEPASDTCCAGCGAVLHCTAVDVPGYLPSEKFRVLQQEERLGGATCQRCHLLTHHHKALNLQVSSDQYRAVVQQLRPLRALVLLVVDLLDVPDSIVPNLPALVGTNKHIVVLGNKIDLLPGDAPNYLQRIKRQLYQYCHNAGFGRQVTDIHLISAKTGYGIEGLISSLQRSWKYKGDVYLVGSANAGKSTLFNALLESDYCKSKASDLIHKATISPWPGTTLNLLKFPIINPTPYRMFRRQKRLNEAERQMESELPQDELHRLQHFSKQGYLVGRVGRTFWSHITSKPDEIEFDPDSLAFGEIEDRHTMTKARSRLSGEFTYNELKDTHWLFDTPGIMKEYDILSLMTEQEVMSVVPSQAVIPRTFVLKPGTTLFVGAVARIDFLQGEKSCWFSVVGSSRLPVHITSLEKADSVYEKHAGHVLLGVPAGGSERMKDFPALVPQEFRLEGRGHLEAAADIKLSSAGWVAVTAGEGEQLVLRVHGPAAAAFSVRTPPLLPHVISLKGERIRKSAAYKTVKSAGLLDAGLSARGAERLQVKRKKK; from the exons ATGTCTGCCATGACACGACTCCGCTGTGTC TGTGTAGAAATGTtcctgatcatcatcatcatcatcatcatccttctTCTACTTCTGGGTTTAGATCCAGAAAAGGACCACCGTGAGGAGGAAgacttctcctcctctgctgcttctccaGGTCTCCaggtctctcctcctcctggacaTCCTGCTGATCCTCCTCAGAGACAGCTGAAGTCTCTGGAGCGACAGCTGCAGGTGTTGAGGGGCGTGGCCCAGTTGGAGGTGGAGCCAGACTCTCTAATCCGGTTCCATGATGTCGACTTCCCGCTGGAGGAGAGCATTGTGgcagcaaagaagaagaagaagaaggagagggcAGGTAAAGGTGAGCACCAAGTCTTTGGCACCCCTGACATGGATGAACCGGCGAGTGACACCTGCTGTGCCGGCTGCGGCGCCGTCCTGCACTGCACTGCCGTCGACGTACCCGGGTACCTGCCCAGCGAGAAGTTCAgggtgctgcagcaggaggagcgtCTGGGTGGAGCCACCTGCCAGCGGTGTCACTTGCTCACTCACCACCACAAGGCCCTGAACCTCCAGGTGTCCTCGGACCAGTACCGGGCCGTAGTGCAGCAGCTCCGCCCCCTCAGGGCTTTGGTGCTGCTCGTTGTCGACCTACTGGACGTCCCCGACTCCATCGTCCCCAACCTACCTGCGCTAGTAGGCACCAACAAACACATCGTTGTCCTTGGCAACAAAATCGACCTGCTGCCTGGAGACGCCCCCAACTACCTGCAGCGAATCAAACGGCAGCTCTATCAGTACTGCCATAATGCCGGCTTCGGCCGTCAGGTGACCGACATCCACCTAATTAGCGCTAAGACCGGCTACGGCATCGAGGGCCTGATCTCTAGCCTGCAACGGTCCTGGAAGTACAAAGGTGACGTGTACCTTGTGGGCAGCGCCAACGCCGGGAAGTCGACGCTCTTCAACGCGCTGCTCGAGTCCGATTACTGCAAGTCCAAAGCATCCGACCTCATCCACAAGGCCACCATATCACCGTGGCCCG GGACGACTCTGAACCTGCTGAAGTTTCCCATCATCAACCCGACCCCGTACAGGATGTTCAGACGTCAGAAGAGACTGAACGAAGctgagagacagatggagagcgAGCTGCCGCAGGACGAGCTCCACAGACTCCAACACTTCAGCAAGCAGGGATACTTAGTGG GTCGTGTCGGCAGAACTTTCTGGTCTCACATCACTTCCAAACCTGACGAGATTGAGTTTGATCCTGACAGTTTGGCTTTTGGAGAAATTGAAGACAGACACACGATGACAAAAG CTCGCAGCAGGTTGTCTGGAGAGTTCACCTACAACGAGCTGAAAGACACTCACTGGCTGTTTGACACTCCTGGAATCATGAAGGAGTACGAC aTCCTGAGTCTGATgacagaacaggaagtgatgtcagtgGTTCCGTCTCAGGCCGTCATCCCGCGTACATTTGTGTTGAAGCCCGGTACGACCTTGTTTGTGGGAGCTGTGGCGAGGATCGACTTCCTGCAG GGAGAGAAGTCCTGCTGGTTCTCGGTTGTGGGCTCCAGTCGTCTCCCAGTTCACATCACCAGTTTGGAGAAGGCCGACAGTGTTTATGAGAAACATGCGGGACATGTCCTGCTGGGG GTTCCTGCAGGAGGGTCGGAGCGTATGAAGGACTTTCCAGCGTTGGTTCCTCAGGAGTTCAGGCTGGAGGGTCGAGGTCACCTGGAGGCTGCTGCTGACATCAAACTGTCGTCTGCAG GTTGGGTGGCTGTGACAGCAGGTGAAGGTGAGCAGCTGGTGTTGAGGGTTCATGGTCCGGCGGCAGCAGCATTCAGTGTGAGGACGCCACCACTGCTTCCTCATGTCATCTCTCTGAAAGGAGAGCGCATCAGAAAATCTGCTGCCTACAAGACGGTGAAATCTGCGGGGCTGCTGGACGCTGGACTGTCAGCCCGTGGAGCCGAGAGGCTGCAagtaaagaggaagaagaagtga